Genomic window (Magnolia sinica isolate HGM2019 chromosome 6, MsV1, whole genome shotgun sequence):
agtgggttggttggcttaagttgGTTCtcttacctcaaaatcatataatatgtccaaaaactcatccaggtttgtgagacacaactgttttaaggttctgacagtccggatcatttctgcctccgatcaggccttttttggtccatctttgccatgaaagtgtctgtgacccgctctGCATCATATACGCTGGCAGCATGTGGTATTAGGTGCCAGCACGGAGATGGAAATGCTCATTCCTATGCATATGGTCATTTTACCATTAAACCCAACTGTTGTGGCTGCCAGTGACCAACTCCTAATAATAACAAGTTATAGGTAGTGGCAGATTATTCAAACAACTCAATCTCACATGTGTTTGCtctgcttgtttgatttttctatgAAAATTCTGTATGGCCGACTTCCATGGTGATTGGAGCAGATTGATTTGGAAGAGATCTTGACATCTCAAGGACCCGTATGAGTCCAATCATGAACTGTTTGTGATGAATATATACAGCTTTGTCACTCAGTTTAGCTTACATCAAAGCCAGCTTTCTATTCATTTCATTATTCTTACATTTCTTGAGTGTTGCTCATTGGCTGATTTTATACAGAGATTTAAATCAATACGGATGTTAGTCCACTTCATAATGTAATGCTCGGGTTCTCGACGATGAGCGACTATCCTCGGgttttgagaaccagggtgttataGTTTGTGTTGATGCATATAGAATGTAGCTTTTGGTTCAAGGATCCATCAAATGATTTGCAGCTTCTTCATTTTGACAATTAAGAGCTCTAATTGCCCTTTTGCAGGAGTTGCTCTTCTATTCTTCATATGCCCAGTTGGTTTGCTGTTCGCTATGGGCTTCTATCCTTCAATCCTTCAGCTCATGGGAGTGAATTTCGTGGTACTTTGCTTGTCATGAGCAGTGGGGTTTTGCTGGGCAGTATCCTATCAAATTCCAAGGTTTTTAAAGTTGTAGTGCAGAATTGCAGGCCAGTAACAGCCCCAAGGATCTGTTCTGATTTTGATTGATTCATAGAATTTGGTTGTTTTAATGAGATGGGCTGGCCCCTTGTGCTATTTGTATGGGTTGCTCAGATGTCATACAGTCTTTCAGTGATTCATGGGTTCATTTTGTATTCAAATTGATGCAGCCGGAGCTGGTTTCTTtcttccccttctccttcttgcttcttcttttcttattgtTTTTTTTAGTAGCTCAGCGCAGATGATGTCCAATGTGAAGGTCTATCTATGCATAAGCAGCTAGCTGTTGCTGTCTGCATTGGATGGTTTATTTTGCAGTGGATTCATTGATGGAGATCCGGTGCTGGCAGGTAGCAACTTGATTTTGGTCCAATTTTCTGTGCATTCATGGCCTTCTGATGTTGGTATGGTCATGTATTGGATATGGGCAATTTGTCTAGCTTTGAGTAATCAAAGTAGGTCACTTGTTTATGCATTGTCAGTTTGCAAACTTCATGTAAGAAGCTTTTCCGATGTCCTTGGTGTAGGTTTATATTCTGGGCTGGTAGCATGTGGAATTAGGTGCAAGCATGGGGAAGAAAAATACTCATTCTTACTATCATTTTACAATTAAACACAACTGCTGTGGCTGCCAGTGACTAACTCCTAGTTAACAAGTCATAAGTAGTGATGGATGATTCAAAATGACTCAATCTCACATCAGTTTGCTCTGCCCATCTGATTGCTCTAGGGAACTCTGCATGGCCCACTTCAATGGCGATTGGAGTAGATTGATCTCGAAGAGATCCCAACTTCTCAAGCACCCTTATGAGTCCAATCATGAACTGTTCGTGACGAATGCATACGGCTTTGTGACTCAATTCAGCTCACATCTGTGCCACCTTTGTATTGCTTTCATCATTCCTAATGCATGCATAGACCAAAGATGTTTCTGATTTGAGCGTGCATTTGCATGCCTCCAACAGAATCcatgaagcctaacagaaaaattCCAAGCAAGCTGCATGCATACAACAAAGTGCACCCTCCAACAGAATCCATGTAGCCTAACAGAAAAATTCCAAGCATATAACATCTAGTTTTTCTGACCACCTCAATTAAGAAAATAGTGAAGAAGTCTTAGTGGTACCAAGGAACGTGAAAGAATCTACATGCAATTGCTGAGTAcaaaatggaattaaacatctAACAACTTTGACTAATTTCCAAATGATCCTTTTGATCACTAAATCATCCATCTTTATCACTCAAAAGAACAATGATAACAGTTAACCATCACTCAAAAGAATAATGATAACAATTAATCATCATCTTCCACAGGCggatgctttatttatttatatttaaggTAACAAGATAAtaactttctctcaacctgtTGACCTCAGTAGATGAAAAACTCAATATAGAACCTCTCCAGTCTATTCTGTTTGAATGAATAACTTCCAACCACAGTTCTAAAACTTgctgacttgacttgaaacttggcCGAGTCAACTTTACTTGGTATGATTTTTGCTGGAAACTCGAATCTGCCAATGACCTGGCCGAGTCACATGGAAACTTGATGAGTTGACTCACTTAATCAACTCAAATAATTCTGACTTACTTTGTATCACTCATCTTGTCAAAGTCTttttaattaaaagaaaaaaagaaaaaaagaaaaaaaaaagaagattattaatgcctagagctgtacatgagtcgaacctaGTCGAGTTTAGCATGGCTCGGCTTGGCCAGCAGccaaccccagcttgaactcggctcagctcagtcctcgagcttgactagccagctcagcttagttcagtcagcagcttgggctagtTTGAGCGAGTTCAAGCTTGTGTGggattttctcaaatacatataTTGCAATTTCAATCTCCCACACTTCGAATACAAATCAGTAAAAGCGCTTTGTAGGCATTCTATCAAACACTCGGTGAACAACATCAATGTCAAGATAGAAGTGTAGTCCTAcgatgtaatttttttatttttttgggatttGTTTGTTCAATATTCATTTGAATACTCATTTCGAGATACTTTGATATGATGGCAATCCAAGAAATAACACTTCATTgaggcatttcattaaacactcggcgagcaacaTCAAGATCAAAATGACTGAATCACCTAGCCGATTTAATCCGAGTTGgggttcgaactgagtcgagtgaAGCTCAAGCAAGCTCGAAATattttcaagcttcaaaaatcagcttgactcggtccAATCCAGTTTGGAGCCGAGGCAAGTCAAGCTTTTTTTAATTGAGTCGAGTGAGTTgactgagctaactcgactcatgtataGCTTTACTAATGCCAAATTGAATCATGCAACCTCTTTAACATGAACTTCGATTCAGTAGTGCCCCTTAGGATCCACCTCAATGCAAACTatgttggccctaccatgatgtatgtgttttatccatgccatcaatttgttttctcaactcattttagggcatgagctaaaaaatgaggctgatccaaatctcaggtgaactatACCACTGGAAGAGCGGTGGTTGAActcccaccatcaaaaacttcatgggggccataaaaggtttggatcaagctgatatttaattTTTCCCTTCGTCTAGATTTGTCTAACCtagtcaacaagttggatggcaaataaacattatagtgggccctaagaagtttttaatggtgggcgatcaatcaccattgtatcttgtggtgttgtccaccttaGGTTTGGATCTgtctcctttatttatttattatgcctTCAAATGTGTCCCACGCAGATTGTTTTCAAACAATCTATCCGTTTTTTTTCAGTTTATTTCATGGCATGAACTCCCAAGAAGTAGACCGGaagatcaagtgagccacaacacaAGAATATGGGGTAATGATACCCACCGATGAAACCTTTTTTAGTCCCtggttatttgtcatccagcctgttgataaggtcctTCATACCTGAgtaaaatcacaaatatcagcctgatccaaaacttttttggccccaagaagtttttaaccatgagtgttcaatcaccactctttcctatgatgtgctccacttgagctgaTGATCTGGTTCTTTTTtgaattcatgccctaaaatgagggggcaaaacggatgaacagcttggattgggtgtccatctgcttttccgaatcattttagggcagatcccaaaattgaagcatatggaagttcaagtagaccatgccaagGAAACCGTGGAATAATGACAtataccgttaaaaccttccataGGCCACaacgatgtttatttgttatccagtATGTTAATAAGAAATAAacacagatgaagagaaaatataaatatcaacttgatttaaaacttcatcGCCCCacaaaaatttcaacggtgggtattgaATTCCTATTTTTtctggtccactttagctttggatatccGTTAATTCTAGACTCATTTTTAAAATgagaacagattggctactccccggccACTAGCCCGGTGGGTGATGGTAGGTGCTCTAtgcgccccacatgatgtatgtgtttcatccattacgttcatccatttttaaatatcattttagggatttatccaaaaaatgagatagttgtaaatctcaggtgtaccacaccacatgaaaacaatagtgattagatatccaccattaaaatcttcctaaggcccaatgtactgtttatttgacatccaatctgttgattaggtcatacatacccagatgaagggaaaaaacaaagatcatcttgatcgaaaacttttatgtccctcaaaaagtttttaatggtcgacgttcattcaaaactgtttcctgtaatgtggttcgcttgatattgggatatatctcatttttggtcccatatcacaaaatgatctagaaaaatagatggacgtcatggatgaaacacatacatcatggtggggcccacagagcaccgaccaccagccattggcgggggggcaggggtagtagccagtccgtttcctaTTAAAATGAGCCCCTTCCACAGgcatgtgacaaatccactccatctaacaAATTTTCAAGACAAGAATAGTACTGGATTCAGATTGAAAAAatcatcctgattcaaaactcagctgggtcacaccacatgaaacagttagaATAGAATGGCCTATCGTTGAGACCTTCTtggagccaaccatgatgtttcgtgtggtgtggcttATCTGAGTTGAGTTCTGTATATACTCATTTGGGAGTTCTTCACTATCGTGGTACtgtgaaactgatggacagtgtggatttttcACGGTCatctatgtaggccccacatagtttcTGACCACAGGAACTACATGTTGGCTGTTGCACCCCTTCTctcaaaaatcttcaatttcggAGAATGTCGTTGAGAAGAGCCGTCGTTGCCATTGCTCGAAGGGGTAAAACTCTTCTCTTCATCTTCTATTAAAATTACCATTTCTGCCCCTGATTCTAAAATCATAAAAAACATGATCCCTACTCCCACCAAATTCAACCATTTGGTGAATGATCTATCCAATTCGATCTGAGCCGGTGCTTTTGTGAGGTTAGAGGATGCAGTCGGCCTCTTTGACCATATGCTCCGCTCGCAGCCGTAGCCTTCCGTCCAGACCATCAATCAACTGTTAGCTACGGTTGCTAGAATGAGACACTATTCAACCGTGATTTCTTTTCATCGAGAGATGAATTGGTTAGGGATCCCATCTGATATCTATACGTGGAACATTCTTCTCAATTATTTCTACCACTTGAATGGCGTCGGTTTCGGTTTTGCTGTTCTCAGCAACATCCTGAAACGTGGCCATGAGAGCCAGATGCTGCGACTCTGGCTACTTTTATTAAGGGGTTTTGTATGGAAGGGCGGATTGGGGAAGCGAGTAGTTTCTTTCTGAAGACAATAGAAATGAGATATCCTTATGATGTGGTGACGTTTGGGATACTTATCGATGGTCTTTCCAAGTTGGGGAATAATGGAATGGCGCTTGGGTTGCTCCGGGAAATGGAGAAGGGCACAGGTAAATGTAGGCCTAACCTTACGGTTTATACCTCAATCATCGACAGTCTATGCAAAGATGGGCTCGCAAAGGAGGCCCTTAACCTCTTCTCAAAAATGGTTGGTAAAGGGATTCGGCCGGATGTTTTCACTTACAGTTCTTTAATTCATGGACTATGCAATTTAGGGCAGTGGAAAGAAGCAATGATTCTGCTTGACGAAATGTTGGATGGAGGAATCTCTCCTAATGTGACAACCTTCAGCATACTGGTGAATGCTCTTTGCAAAGAAGGAATGATTAAAGAAGCCCGTGGATTACTAGAATTGATGACCCAGAGAGGTGAGGAGCCTAATGTAATCACGTACAATGCATTGATGGATGGCTACTGTTTTactagccaaatggatgctgcCTTAAAGATATTTGATAACGTGGTGTCTAAAGGCCATAAGCCTAGTGTCGTGACTTGCAACATCTTAATCGATGGATATTGCAAGAATCAGATGGTGGACGAGGCTATGCAACTTTTTCGAGAAATGCCTTGCAAGGGATTGGAGCCTAATGTTGTTACTTACAGTACTCTTATATGTGGGCTGTGCCGGGTACAGAGAGTTGTGGCTGCACAAGAGCTCTTCAATGAGATGCAAACTCATGGACAATGTCCGAATGTCCTCACatacaccattttgatggacgggCTGTGTAAAAATGAGCGTCCTGTTGAGGCAATGAAACTACTCAATGAGATGGAAATTTGAGGAATTAAACCAAATAATGCAGTGTTCGATGTCTTTATCAATGGTATGTGCGAAGCTAAGGAACTCAAATATTTGAAGGAGCTTTTCAGTTGGGCCTCTGCCAAGGGCTTGGGGAATAATGTTAGAACATACAACACGTTAATCATTGGGCTCTGTAAAGAAGGGCTTATGGAGGAAGCTAATGGATTATTCTTGCAAATGGAAGGGAAGTGTTGCCAACCAGACAGTGTCACCTTCAATGCTTTAATTAGGGGTTTTCTACAAAACAGTGAGACCGTCAAGGGAATGCAACTTCTTGGTGAAATGGCTAAAAAACATTTTTCTGCGGATGCATCCACTACATCTATGTTAGTGGGCTTGCTCACAGAGGGTGAAAAGGTCAAGAATACCTTGGAATGCTTAATAAATTTGTCCCCTAGGGCGAAGGAGAGGTGATTTGTTGAACACCAATTGAACATCAGCTCATTTTACTTGCTGTAATGAATGTTGCTGCTGGTCGTCCGATATCTTCTTCAGAGCTTTCCTACATGCTACTCTTTCTAAGAATATCTATATGCATCTTCCAATATCTTCTTGAAAGCTTTCCTGCACGCGACATTTtgtgaagacatctaaatggTCAGTGAGAACTGCACAAGTTGCTTCATTCCAAATTTTGGCAAAATTCCGTGAAATAACCCAATTACTCATCCATTAGTTTTCTAGCTCTAATTTGTAGATTTCGTTAAGACAAATTAGTTAGGatatttcctttaaaaaaaaaaaaaaaaaaacatttttgttGGTGGCCTCATCATTTTAGAGCTAGCGATGTAACCTTTGCTCCATCGATAATTCAAAAACTTAACTCGACTTAACTCTACTCAATATCTAGCTGGGTCGGGTCAACTTGAAGACTCAACGAGTCTTTAGTTGACTTGACTAGATATTTAAGTTTAGAAGTATCCACTCATTCAAACACAAACACGTGTCATAGCAAACTGGTAGTGCACTTGCTTGTGAGACCACCCAACACGC
Coding sequences:
- the LOC131249691 gene encoding pentatricopeptide repeat-containing protein At1g62914, mitochondrial-like gives rise to the protein MASVRARNNKIKSVVVGGERVEGKARVCASIVKNYEELLSREDWERSTLDNLPLGSILREAVKSLEEAFKVKDIEATISDLDEESVNHLFLHCVVVKKVWEGFLGMFGSWSLHFYSSYAQLVFCGLLSFNPSAHGSEFGGAMLVMSSGVLLGSFISNSMVLSCSAELQACNSPKDLLSCSSILHMPSWFAVRYGLLSFNPSAHGSEFRGTLLVMSSGVLLGSILSNSKPELVSFFPFSFLLLLFLFGFIDGDPVLAGSNLILVQFSVHSWPSDVDAATLATFIKGFCMEGRIGEASSFFLKTIEMRYPYDVVTFGILIDGLSKLGNNGMALGLLREMEKGTGKCRPNLTVYTSIIDSLCKDGLAKEALNLFSKMVGKGIRPDVFTYSSLIHGLCNLGQWKEAMILLDEMLDGGISPNVTTFSILVNALCKEGMIKEARGLLELMTQRGEEPNVITYNALMDGYCFTSQMDAALKIFDNVVSKGHKPSVVTCNILIDGYCKNQMVDEAMQLFREMPCKGLEPNVVTYSTLICGLCRVQRVVAAQELFNEMQTHGQCPNVLTYTILMDGLCKNERPVEAMKLLNEMEI